In a genomic window of Siniperca chuatsi isolate FFG_IHB_CAS linkage group LG1, ASM2008510v1, whole genome shotgun sequence:
- the kcnk2a gene encoding potassium channel subfamily K member 2 isoform X1: MAAPDLLDPKSATHNTKPRLSFSTKPITLTPGEESEVVATVMKWKTVTAIFLLVVLYLVMGAAVFRSLEQPHESAQRLAILSQKLEFLSRHSCVNQSQLEELVKQVVSAIRSGVNPAGTMTNHSSLWDLSSAFFFAGTVITTIGFGNISPHTEGGRIFCIVYALLGIPLFGFLLAGVGDQLGTIFGKGIARVEKMFMHWDISQTKIRIISTLLFVLFGCLLFVALPAAIFKHIEGWSALESLYFVVITLTTIGFGDFVAGGSEIEYLDYYKPVVWFWILVGLAYFAAILSMIGDWLRVISKRTKEEVGEIRAHAAEWTANVSAEFKETRRRVSVEIYDKFQRATSIKRKLSSELGFSPGPELTLPRRTVSVNFNDERDRNEKQAELEGLMTPLAKNGGLFMNGLDPERGDSSVIEHLK; encoded by the exons A TGGCAGCTCCAGACTTATTGGACCCTAAATCTGCCACTCACAACACCAAGCCCCGCCTCTCCTTCTCCACAAAGCCAATCACACTGACTCCCGGGGAGGAGAGTgag GTGGTTGCCACAGTGATGAAATGGAAGACGGTGACAGCCATCTTTCTTTTGGTGGTTCTGTACCTGGTGATGGGAGCAGCAGTCTTCAGATCCCTGGAGCAGCCTCACGAGAG TGCCCAGCGTTTGGCCATCCTGTCCCAGAAGCTGGAGTTCCTGTCTAGACACTCCTGTGTCAACCAGAGCCAGCTGGAGGAGCTGGTTAAG CAAGTTGTGTCTGCGATCCGTTCAGGAGTAAACCCGGCAGGGACAATGACCAACCACAGCAGCCTGTGGGACCTGAGCTCTGCCTTCTTCTTTGCTGGGACTGTCATCACAACCATtg GTTTTGGGAACATCTCTCCTCACACAGAAGGTGGAAGGATTTTCTGCATTGTCTATGCGTTGCTAGGGATACCTCTCTTCGGCTTCCTTTTGGCTGGTGTAGGAGATCAGCTCGGCACCATATTCGGCAAGGGCATCGCCAGAGTGGAGAAAATGTTCATG CACTGGGACATCAGTCAGACAAAGATCCGCATTATCTCCAccctgctgtttgtgttgttcGGCTGCCTGCTGTTTGTGGCGCTCCCAGCAGCAATCTTTAAACACATCGAGGGTTGGTCTGCGCTGGAGTCCCTTTACTTTGTGGTCATCACCCTGACTACCATAGGATTTGGAGACTTTGTGgcag GTGGTTCAGAAATAGAGTACTTAGATTACTATAAACCAGTTGTATGGTTCTGGATTCTGGTGGGACTAGCCTACTTTGCTGCCATCCTCAGCATGATAGGGGACTGGCTCAGAGTCATCTCCAAGAGGACGAAAGAAGAG GTAGGAGAGATCAGAGCTCATGCTGCAGAGTGGACGGCTAACGTCTCAGCAGAGTTCAAAGAAACACGTCGCCGTGTTAGCGTTGAGATCTACGATAAGTTCCAGCGTGCCACGTCAATTAAACGCAAACTGTCGTCAGAGCTGGGATTTAGCCCTGGCCCTGAGCTCACTCTGCCCAGGAGGACCGTGTCAGTCAATTTCAACGATGAACGGGACAGGAACGAGAAGCAGGCCGAGCTGGAGGGCCTGATGACACCTCTGGCAAAAAACGGTGGTTTGTTCATGAACGGATTAGACCCAGAGAGAGGAGATAGCTCAGTCATTGAACACCTCAAGTAG
- the kcnk2a gene encoding potassium channel subfamily K member 2 isoform X2, with protein sequence MRRRGERRASDRQQQGVVATVMKWKTVTAIFLLVVLYLVMGAAVFRSLEQPHESAQRLAILSQKLEFLSRHSCVNQSQLEELVKQVVSAIRSGVNPAGTMTNHSSLWDLSSAFFFAGTVITTIGFGNISPHTEGGRIFCIVYALLGIPLFGFLLAGVGDQLGTIFGKGIARVEKMFMHWDISQTKIRIISTLLFVLFGCLLFVALPAAIFKHIEGWSALESLYFVVITLTTIGFGDFVAGGSEIEYLDYYKPVVWFWILVGLAYFAAILSMIGDWLRVISKRTKEEVGEIRAHAAEWTANVSAEFKETRRRVSVEIYDKFQRATSIKRKLSSELGFSPGPELTLPRRTVSVNFNDERDRNEKQAELEGLMTPLAKNGGLFMNGLDPERGDSSVIEHLK encoded by the exons atgaggagaagaggagagcgGAGGGCATCGGATAGGCAACAACAAGGA GTGGTTGCCACAGTGATGAAATGGAAGACGGTGACAGCCATCTTTCTTTTGGTGGTTCTGTACCTGGTGATGGGAGCAGCAGTCTTCAGATCCCTGGAGCAGCCTCACGAGAG TGCCCAGCGTTTGGCCATCCTGTCCCAGAAGCTGGAGTTCCTGTCTAGACACTCCTGTGTCAACCAGAGCCAGCTGGAGGAGCTGGTTAAG CAAGTTGTGTCTGCGATCCGTTCAGGAGTAAACCCGGCAGGGACAATGACCAACCACAGCAGCCTGTGGGACCTGAGCTCTGCCTTCTTCTTTGCTGGGACTGTCATCACAACCATtg GTTTTGGGAACATCTCTCCTCACACAGAAGGTGGAAGGATTTTCTGCATTGTCTATGCGTTGCTAGGGATACCTCTCTTCGGCTTCCTTTTGGCTGGTGTAGGAGATCAGCTCGGCACCATATTCGGCAAGGGCATCGCCAGAGTGGAGAAAATGTTCATG CACTGGGACATCAGTCAGACAAAGATCCGCATTATCTCCAccctgctgtttgtgttgttcGGCTGCCTGCTGTTTGTGGCGCTCCCAGCAGCAATCTTTAAACACATCGAGGGTTGGTCTGCGCTGGAGTCCCTTTACTTTGTGGTCATCACCCTGACTACCATAGGATTTGGAGACTTTGTGgcag GTGGTTCAGAAATAGAGTACTTAGATTACTATAAACCAGTTGTATGGTTCTGGATTCTGGTGGGACTAGCCTACTTTGCTGCCATCCTCAGCATGATAGGGGACTGGCTCAGAGTCATCTCCAAGAGGACGAAAGAAGAG GTAGGAGAGATCAGAGCTCATGCTGCAGAGTGGACGGCTAACGTCTCAGCAGAGTTCAAAGAAACACGTCGCCGTGTTAGCGTTGAGATCTACGATAAGTTCCAGCGTGCCACGTCAATTAAACGCAAACTGTCGTCAGAGCTGGGATTTAGCCCTGGCCCTGAGCTCACTCTGCCCAGGAGGACCGTGTCAGTCAATTTCAACGATGAACGGGACAGGAACGAGAAGCAGGCCGAGCTGGAGGGCCTGATGACACCTCTGGCAAAAAACGGTGGTTTGTTCATGAACGGATTAGACCCAGAGAGAGGAGATAGCTCAGTCATTGAACACCTCAAGTAG